TCAGGGCTTCGGTGGCGGAGGGTTTGACGGATCAGGCATGGGCGGCTTCGGAGATATCTTTGACATGTTCTTCGGTGGCAACGGCAGACGTGCGAATCCAAATGCGCCTCGTAAAGGATCAGATCTGCAGTTTGGCCTCAGCATTGACTTTATCGACGCGATTTTTGGAAAAGAAACCGACGTGGAAATTCCAAAAGAAGCAGAATGCGATACATGCCTTGGTTCTGGCGCGAAGCCTGGTTCCGGTGTCGATACATGTAAGACTTGTAGTGGTACAGGACAGCAAGAAGTGGTGGCGAACACGCCGTTCGGCCGAATCGTCAACCGCCGTGTTTGCTCGACTTGCGAAGGCAAAGGGAAAGTTGTCAAAGAAAAATGTTCAACTTGCCGTGGAAGTGGACGTGTCAAGGTACGCCGCAAAATTCATCTCAACATCCCAGCAGGTGTGGACGATGGAGCACAATTGCGCGTAACAGGCGAGGGAGAACCGGGTGCAAATGGTGGACCTCCTGGGGATTTGTACGTCGTATTGCGCGTGAAGAGCCATGAGTTTTTCGAGCGTGAAGGAAATGATATTTACTGTGAGGTTCCGCTAACTTACGCACAGGCAGCACTTGGAGATGAGATCGAAGTGCCGACTGTCGACGGTCGCGTGAAGTTGAAGATCCCGGCAGGTACTCAAACAGAAACATTCTTCCGCTTGCGTGGAAAAGGTGTTCCGCATTTGCGTGGAAACGGCCGCGGTGATCAGCATGTGAAAGTGCGCGTTATTACGCCGACCAAGCTGAGCGATAAACAAAAGGAATTGTTGCGTGAGCTCGCCGAACTGTCTGGAGAAAAGCCAGGACAGCACGGAGGAGAAGACGAAGGCTTTTTCGAAAAAATGAAACGGGCATTCCGCGGCGAGTAATCCGTCGCGGTTTTGTCCGCTTTTTGCCTAAAGTTTCATGTACCGAAGTCGATTAAATGAAAAGCCCGATTGGGAGCTTATGTGGGGAGTGGTAGATTCGTGAAATGGTCAGAAATCAGTATCCATACTACAGCGGAGGCTACGGAGGCGGTGTCAAGCCTCTTGTATGAATTGGGTGCCAATGGTGTCGTAATTGAAGACCCGGAGGTGCTCTATCGTGAGTGGGATACCCCCTTTGGCGAAATCTACCAGCTTTCTCCTGATGATTTTCCGGCCGAGGGCGTATTCGTTAAAGCATACCTGCCGGTTGACAGCAGCGAGCTGCTAGATGTTGTAGAAGAATTGAAAGAGCAGCTGGCGCAGTTGATCGAGTACGGTTTGGATATCGGCAAGGCATCGATTGCTGTAAACGATGTCCATGAAGATGAATGGGCCCACGCCTGGAAAAAATACTACAAACCGGTTCATGTATCCGATCGCATGACCATCAAGCCAGTATGGGAAGAGTACGTGCCGAAGCATCCAGATGAGATCATTATCGAAATGGACCCAGGTATGGCATTTGGAACAGGTACACATCCGACGACCATTCTTTGTCTGCGTGCACTCGAGAAGTATATGGCAAAAGGCGATCAGGTGTATGATGTTGGGACAGGCACAGCCATTTTGAGTATTGCTGCCATCAAGCTCGGAGCAAAAGATGTGCTGGCGATGGACTTAGATGAAGTAGCCGTTCGCTCTGCACAGGCCAATACCGAACTGAATGGTGTGCATGAGCATATCAACGTGAGACAAAACAACTTGCTCGACGGCATCGAGGAGCAGGTGGAAGTGGTCGTGGCTAACATTTTGGCTGAGGTCATCGTGCGTTTCACCGACGATGTATTCCGCGTGTTGAAGCCAGGTGGGACCTTTATCTCGTCAGGTATTATTGCTGCACGTGAAGCGGATGTGAAAGCGGCGTTGGTGGCTTCAGGTCTTGAGATCGTGGAAACCATTTTCATCGATGACTGGGTAGCAATTGTAGCAAAAAAACGATAGAATAGTGGGGTTGACGAGATGCAACGATATTTTGTCGAGCCACATTCCTTTACTGAGAATGAGCTAACGATTGTCGGAGACGACGTACACCATATCGTAAATGTAATGCGTGCTCGGGAAGGCGAAGAAATCATCGTTTCTGATGGAGCGGGCAGGTCAGCACGGGCCAAGCTTGTCTATCTTTCTGCCAAGGAAGTACGGGCAGAAGTAATGGAAATGCTTCAAGAAGAGCGAGAACTGCCGATCCGGGTCACAATTGGTCAGGGGCTTCCAAAAGGCGAGAAGCTGGAGTGGATTTTGCAAAAGGGGACGGAACTTGGGGCGTACTCCTTTTTCCCGTTTTCTTCTGAGCGAACCATTGTAAAGCTGGACGCCAAAAAAGAAGCGAAAAAACTGGAGCGTTGGCGCAAAATCGTTAAAGAGGCTGCTGAACAGTCTCATCGTGCTGTTTTGCCAGAGCTTTTATCTCCTGTTTCGTTTCGTGAGATACTTGAAGCTGGCCAGTCGTATACGCATTGCGCAATTGCTTATGAAAAAGAGGGCAGTACCACGATTCATCAAGTGTTAGAAGAGATGACTGCGAGTGATTCACTTCTCGTCCTCGTTGGACCGGAGGGAGGCTTCTCTCCTGAGGAAGTGGCCCAAGCAGAGAGCAAAGGGTTCCTGACGGTTTCCCTCGGCCCGCGTATTTTGCGCACGGAAACAGCAAGCCAGTACGTTTTGGCCTGCGCTTCCTATCAGTTTGAACGAAAGGCTTCATCACTTCGCAAAGGATGAGCAGGAACGAAACGGTTATGACCGATTTCGTTGACCGCAAGCGGTCACAT
The window above is part of the Brevibacillus brevis NBRC 100599 genome. Proteins encoded here:
- the dnaJ gene encoding molecular chaperone DnaJ, giving the protein MKRDLYEVLGVAKDADADEIKKAYRKLARQYHPDVNKEADAEEKFKEVKDAYDILSEPQKRAQYDRFGHQDPNQGFGGGGFDGSGMGGFGDIFDMFFGGNGRRANPNAPRKGSDLQFGLSIDFIDAIFGKETDVEIPKEAECDTCLGSGAKPGSGVDTCKTCSGTGQQEVVANTPFGRIVNRRVCSTCEGKGKVVKEKCSTCRGSGRVKVRRKIHLNIPAGVDDGAQLRVTGEGEPGANGGPPGDLYVVLRVKSHEFFEREGNDIYCEVPLTYAQAALGDEIEVPTVDGRVKLKIPAGTQTETFFRLRGKGVPHLRGNGRGDQHVKVRVITPTKLSDKQKELLRELAELSGEKPGQHGGEDEGFFEKMKRAFRGE
- the prmA gene encoding 50S ribosomal protein L11 methyltransferase; translated protein: MKWSEISIHTTAEATEAVSSLLYELGANGVVIEDPEVLYREWDTPFGEIYQLSPDDFPAEGVFVKAYLPVDSSELLDVVEELKEQLAQLIEYGLDIGKASIAVNDVHEDEWAHAWKKYYKPVHVSDRMTIKPVWEEYVPKHPDEIIIEMDPGMAFGTGTHPTTILCLRALEKYMAKGDQVYDVGTGTAILSIAAIKLGAKDVLAMDLDEVAVRSAQANTELNGVHEHINVRQNNLLDGIEEQVEVVVANILAEVIVRFTDDVFRVLKPGGTFISSGIIAAREADVKAALVASGLEIVETIFIDDWVAIVAKKR
- a CDS encoding 16S rRNA (uracil(1498)-N(3))-methyltransferase — encoded protein: MQRYFVEPHSFTENELTIVGDDVHHIVNVMRAREGEEIIVSDGAGRSARAKLVYLSAKEVRAEVMEMLQEERELPIRVTIGQGLPKGEKLEWILQKGTELGAYSFFPFSSERTIVKLDAKKEAKKLERWRKIVKEAAEQSHRAVLPELLSPVSFREILEAGQSYTHCAIAYEKEGSTTIHQVLEEMTASDSLLVLVGPEGGFSPEEVAQAESKGFLTVSLGPRILRTETASQYVLACASYQFERKASSLRKG